From Bordetella flabilis, the proteins below share one genomic window:
- a CDS encoding enoyl-CoA hydratase/isomerase family protein — MSVKLTFDGPCALVTLDRPDAHNALQFSMLEALSRALDKVAASGARAVIVTGAGPKSFCAGADIKELMDRGLMEQRDGAKLGQHTFDKLAKLPIPSVAVIHGYAFGGGLELAMACTFRIATAQARMGLPEIKLGLIPGYGGTQRLPRLVGEARALEMVMSGRTLDAVEAERWGLVNRIVADGEPVELGRAFMSEFVGYSLRALGFAREAVVRGMETAGQAGLDIEADLSTLAYQTHDAAEGMLAFIGKRTPAFTDT; from the coding sequence ATGTCCGTCAAACTGACCTTCGATGGGCCATGCGCGCTCGTCACACTGGACCGGCCGGATGCGCATAACGCCCTGCAGTTCTCCATGCTGGAAGCCCTGTCCCGTGCGCTGGACAAGGTAGCGGCCTCCGGCGCCCGTGCGGTCATCGTGACCGGCGCGGGTCCCAAGTCGTTCTGTGCCGGCGCCGACATCAAGGAGTTGATGGATCGCGGCCTGATGGAACAGCGCGACGGCGCGAAGCTGGGACAGCACACCTTCGACAAACTGGCGAAGCTGCCAATTCCGTCCGTGGCGGTGATCCATGGATATGCGTTCGGGGGAGGACTTGAACTGGCCATGGCCTGCACTTTCCGTATCGCCACAGCGCAAGCTCGCATGGGTCTGCCCGAGATCAAACTTGGCCTTATACCGGGCTATGGCGGCACGCAGCGCCTGCCCCGCCTGGTTGGAGAAGCGCGAGCGCTTGAAATGGTGATGTCCGGACGTACGCTCGACGCGGTGGAAGCGGAGCGCTGGGGCCTGGTCAACCGCATCGTGGCCGACGGCGAGCCGGTTGAACTGGGCCGGGCTTTCATGTCCGAGTTCGTAGGATATAGCCTGCGCGCCTTGGGCTTCGCGCGCGAAGCGGTGGTGCGCGGCATGGAGACGGCCGGCCAGGCCGGCTTGGATATCGAGGCCGATCTCTCGACTCTGGCATACCAGACGCACGATGCGGCAGAGGGCATGCTGGCCTTCATCGGGAAACGCACGCCGGCGTTCACGGATACGTAG
- a CDS encoding 3-hydroxyacyl-CoA dehydrogenase family protein has translation MTTIRTVGVAGAGTMGAGIAIVAARAGFRTIVFDARPDALERAREQTEAFLRKSEQRGKLPPGSAAAALDRWESSTDISDLSSCDLVIEAIFEDLSAKHQLFGRLNEICPDTTLFASNTSTISITEIAGGSGRPDRFVGMHFCLPAQLMKLVEMSPGLATSDETFRIAWDFAEALGQKPVATQDTPGFVLNYFLIPFNNDAIRLVEQGVAEPADIDTAIKTALGYPMGPLELLDLVGLDTQKLLCEAMHGLTHEPRAACPPLVRRMIAARRLGKKTGQGFHAYGDTKMYGA, from the coding sequence ATGACAACCATTCGAACCGTAGGTGTCGCGGGCGCAGGCACCATGGGCGCGGGAATCGCCATCGTCGCGGCGCGCGCCGGATTCCGGACCATCGTCTTCGATGCGCGGCCGGACGCGCTGGAGCGCGCGCGCGAACAGACCGAGGCCTTCCTGAGAAAGTCCGAGCAGCGCGGCAAGTTGCCTCCCGGGAGCGCCGCCGCGGCGTTGGACCGGTGGGAAAGCAGTACCGATATCAGCGATCTCTCCAGCTGCGACCTTGTCATCGAGGCGATCTTCGAGGACCTGTCCGCCAAGCACCAGTTGTTTGGCAGGCTCAACGAAATCTGCCCGGACACGACGCTTTTTGCCTCGAATACCTCGACGATCTCGATCACTGAAATCGCAGGGGGATCGGGAAGGCCCGATCGTTTCGTAGGCATGCATTTCTGCCTGCCGGCCCAACTGATGAAGCTCGTGGAGATGTCCCCGGGGCTGGCCACCTCCGATGAAACCTTTCGGATCGCCTGGGACTTCGCGGAAGCGCTGGGGCAGAAGCCGGTCGCCACTCAGGACACACCGGGCTTCGTCCTGAACTATTTCCTGATCCCTTTCAACAACGATGCCATACGGCTGGTGGAACAGGGAGTGGCGGAGCCCGCCGACATCGATACCGCCATCAAGACTGCGCTGGGTTATCCGATGGGGCCGCTCGAATTGCTGGACCTGGTCGGCCTGGATACGCAAAAGCTGCTGTGCGAAGCCATGCATGGCCTTACGCATGAACCTCGGGCCGCCTGCCCGCCTCTGGTGCGGCGGATGATCGCCGCAAGGCGCCTGGGCAAGAAGACCGGACAAGGATTCCATGCCTACGGCGACACCAAAATGTACGGAGCTTGA
- the pdeM gene encoding ligase-associated DNA damage response endonuclease PdeM, whose product MPASHDDALTMTIADETLVLLGARALYWPARRRLVIADLHLGKSHAFRRAGITVPSGATQDDLQRLSGLLDATGAHELWIVGDVLHGPASRAGWRDTWTRWRQQQGSLDVAALTGNHDRALDGPALGIRQLGEAHHDGPFLFRHLPDPDPIGRHVIAGHVHPKARIPGVPRAWPAFWLRPGITVLPAFSAFTGGHAIEADQGESLVACVEGAALRLG is encoded by the coding sequence ATGCCCGCGTCGCATGACGACGCCCTCACCATGACGATCGCGGATGAAACCCTGGTCCTGCTCGGGGCGCGCGCGCTGTATTGGCCGGCGCGCCGCCGCCTGGTTATCGCCGACCTGCACCTGGGCAAGAGCCATGCATTCCGGCGCGCGGGCATCACCGTTCCAAGCGGCGCCACGCAGGATGACCTGCAACGCCTTTCGGGACTGTTGGACGCGACCGGCGCCCATGAGCTATGGATCGTCGGCGACGTCCTGCATGGTCCGGCATCCAGGGCCGGCTGGCGCGATACCTGGACTCGGTGGCGGCAGCAGCAAGGCAGCCTGGACGTGGCGGCCTTGACCGGCAATCACGACCGCGCGCTGGACGGGCCTGCGCTCGGCATCCGCCAACTGGGCGAAGCGCACCACGATGGCCCGTTCCTGTTCCGGCATCTGCCCGACCCGGATCCGATTGGCCGGCATGTGATCGCGGGGCATGTGCATCCCAAGGCGCGCATACCAGGGGTGCCGCGCGCCTGGCCCGCATTCTGGCTAAGACCGGGCATCACGGTGTTGCCCGCGTTCTCCGCGTTTACCGGCGGCCATGCGATAGAGGCGGACCAGGGGGAGTCGCTGGTGGCATGCGTGGAAGGGGCGGCATTGCGCCTGGGTTGA
- a CDS encoding enoyl-CoA hydratase/isomerase family protein → MNDRYASYTRLKFDRPHARVLRITLASPLKMGAMDATMHREVSQIWKDADADPSVSAIILTGEGRMFSAGGDLNHEREVCDDYASRMQAMKEARDIVYGMINCSKPIVTAARGWAVGAGLACVVLADISIASKDARFSDGHLKIGVAAGDHATIIWPLLCGLAKAKYYLLTADSFTGEQAERMNLISLALDDAEVEAKAVEIASRLAEGAPAAIRWTKHALNNWMRQAGPIFDASLAMEFIGMAGPEGKEGMDAFLQKRPPRFPTDTPF, encoded by the coding sequence ATGAACGACCGTTACGCCTCCTACACCCGATTGAAGTTCGACAGGCCCCACGCCCGGGTCCTGCGCATCACGCTGGCGTCGCCGCTGAAGATGGGCGCGATGGACGCCACCATGCATCGCGAAGTCTCCCAAATCTGGAAAGACGCCGACGCCGACCCCAGCGTCTCGGCCATCATCCTGACCGGGGAAGGCCGGATGTTTTCGGCTGGGGGCGATCTCAACCATGAGCGGGAGGTTTGCGACGACTATGCATCGCGCATGCAGGCCATGAAGGAAGCACGGGACATCGTCTACGGAATGATCAATTGTTCCAAGCCAATCGTGACGGCGGCCCGGGGCTGGGCGGTGGGCGCCGGCCTGGCGTGCGTGGTCCTCGCCGACATTTCGATCGCGTCCAAGGACGCCCGTTTCTCCGATGGACACTTGAAAATCGGTGTGGCGGCAGGAGATCACGCCACCATTATCTGGCCGTTGTTGTGCGGCCTGGCGAAGGCCAAATACTACCTGCTGACGGCGGACAGTTTCACCGGGGAGCAGGCCGAGCGCATGAACCTCATCTCACTGGCCCTGGACGACGCCGAGGTGGAGGCGAAGGCCGTTGAGATCGCATCACGGCTTGCCGAAGGTGCGCCGGCCGCCATCCGCTGGACCAAGCATGCGTTGAACAATTGGATGAGGCAGGCGGGCCCCATCTTCGACGCCTCGCTCGCCATGGAGTTCATAGGCATGGCGGGTCCCGAAGGAAAGGAAGGCATGGACGCATTCCTGCAGAAGCGCCCTCCCCGATTCCCCACGGATACGCCGTTCTGA
- a CDS encoding Bug family tripartite tricarboxylate transporter substrate binding protein — protein MVPFTAGSSTDLIARAVGSSITQETGQAVVVENRPGANGFIGATAVARAPADGYTVFITTNTTHAANQSLFKQLPYDPVKDFTPLSGLAKGSLVMVVNPNLATKDVAGVIAAAKTDPGKLSYAYGTSSSQIASEMLKSMTGIQITPIPYKSNPPALQDLMGGEVQTMMADIPTALPLIKADKLRALAVSSKTRSSLLPDVPTLDEAGVKGYELTYWFAAYAPANLAPAIQNRLNALIVSALRKESVLKTLESAGLDPFPTTPADLAHFQASETEKWAAIIKAAGIERQ, from the coding sequence GTGGTTCCATTCACGGCCGGCAGCAGCACCGACCTTATCGCCCGCGCGGTCGGAAGCAGCATTACGCAGGAGACCGGTCAGGCAGTCGTGGTCGAAAACCGACCTGGCGCCAACGGTTTCATCGGCGCCACCGCAGTGGCGCGCGCCCCGGCCGATGGATACACGGTATTCATCACGACGAACACCACGCATGCCGCCAATCAATCCTTGTTCAAGCAACTGCCCTACGACCCGGTCAAGGACTTCACCCCGCTGAGCGGCCTGGCGAAAGGAAGCCTCGTCATGGTGGTGAATCCCAACCTCGCTACCAAGGATGTCGCCGGCGTCATCGCGGCCGCCAAGACGGATCCCGGCAAGCTTTCCTATGCCTACGGGACCTCGTCCAGCCAGATCGCGTCTGAAATGCTGAAGAGCATGACCGGAATCCAGATAACGCCCATTCCCTACAAGAGCAATCCACCGGCGCTGCAGGACTTGATGGGAGGGGAAGTGCAAACCATGATGGCCGATATACCGACCGCCCTGCCGCTTATCAAGGCGGACAAGCTGCGTGCGTTGGCGGTTTCGAGCAAGACGCGCTCCAGCTTGCTGCCGGACGTGCCCACGCTGGATGAAGCAGGAGTAAAGGGCTATGAGCTGACTTATTGGTTCGCTGCCTACGCGCCCGCCAACCTGGCGCCCGCCATCCAGAACCGGCTGAATGCGTTGATCGTCAGCGCCTTGCGCAAGGAATCGGTACTGAAGACCCTGGAATCGGCCGGCCTCGATCCGTTCCCGACCACCCCGGCGGACCTGGCGCATTTCCAGGCATCCGAAACAGAGAAATGGGCGGCCATCATCAAGGCCGCAGGGATAGAACGCCAGTAA
- a CDS encoding CopD family protein, which yields MTFAVLYTWMKAVHVASAFVFVAGVSVLSLVLVADAPNTAHSGSATARWRRWNRIVITPAMLLTWVFGLGLAMQGHWLGYTWLSAKVGLVVLLSGIHGAQSRALRLRAAGQQASVWRLTPLIVATATLAILGLAVAKPF from the coding sequence ATGACGTTCGCTGTCCTATACACCTGGATGAAGGCCGTTCACGTTGCGTCGGCGTTCGTCTTCGTCGCCGGCGTATCGGTCCTGTCGCTGGTCCTGGTCGCCGACGCGCCGAATACAGCCCACAGCGGATCGGCGACAGCCAGGTGGCGCCGTTGGAACCGTATCGTCATCACCCCGGCCATGCTGCTTACCTGGGTGTTTGGCTTGGGACTGGCCATGCAGGGCCACTGGCTCGGGTATACCTGGTTAAGCGCCAAGGTCGGCTTGGTCGTGCTGTTGTCCGGTATCCACGGCGCGCAGTCGCGGGCGCTTCGTCTTCGTGCGGCGGGCCAGCAAGCCAGCGTGTGGCGGCTGACGCCGCTGATTGTGGCGACGGCCACCCTGGCCATACTGGGCCTTGCCGTGGCCAAGCCGTTCTAG
- a CDS encoding alpha/beta hydrolase, producing the protein MKSLTISALGVTATLALTGPAVQAHEVRHDFDTGTARIVAMREHSLVGTRGFLDRRSAFESLMAQFAVPAGVTIRAIDANGVPAKWISPEESASPASPGSRPHGVILYLHGGGFYSGSSDSHRVLGATLAKDANADLLLVDYRRMPEAVYPAQIDDAVSSYEWLLAQGYSASQIAIAGESAGGNLVLELALRLRAAGRPLPSSMVAMSPIMDLTASGGSTRANAKRDPVLQRDGLLEVTRVYMHGADPRSPDASPLFADLRGLPPLMLQVGAGELLLDDSLRMAEHAARDDVAVTVEVWPGMVHQWQLFPAIVPDARRALRHCAAFIRTHMVKPGRGQTG; encoded by the coding sequence ATGAAGTCGCTCACCATTTCGGCGCTTGGCGTCACGGCAACGCTTGCGCTTACCGGCCCCGCTGTCCAGGCCCATGAAGTCAGGCATGATTTCGACACAGGGACTGCCAGGATTGTCGCGATGCGCGAGCACTCTCTTGTCGGTACCCGGGGTTTCCTCGACCGTCGCTCGGCCTTCGAATCATTGATGGCACAGTTCGCCGTCCCGGCCGGCGTGACGATCCGAGCGATCGACGCCAACGGCGTACCCGCAAAGTGGATATCTCCCGAGGAAAGCGCTTCGCCGGCCTCGCCCGGTTCACGCCCGCACGGCGTAATCCTGTACTTGCATGGCGGCGGGTTCTACAGCGGTTCAAGCGACAGCCATCGCGTACTGGGCGCCACCTTGGCCAAGGACGCCAACGCCGACTTGCTGCTGGTTGATTACCGGCGCATGCCGGAGGCCGTGTATCCCGCCCAGATCGACGATGCGGTGTCCAGCTATGAGTGGCTGCTGGCGCAGGGCTACTCTGCCTCGCAGATCGCTATCGCGGGCGAATCGGCCGGCGGCAACCTGGTGCTCGAGCTCGCATTGCGGCTGCGCGCGGCCGGCCGCCCCTTGCCGTCATCGATGGTCGCCATGAGCCCGATCATGGACTTGACAGCCTCGGGCGGGTCGACCCGCGCGAATGCCAAGCGAGATCCGGTCTTGCAACGCGACGGCCTGCTGGAGGTCACGCGGGTATACATGCACGGCGCGGATCCACGTAGTCCCGATGCATCTCCCCTGTTTGCCGACTTGCGGGGTCTGCCGCCGTTGATGCTTCAGGTGGGCGCTGGAGAACTGCTGCTTGACGATAGTCTGCGCATGGCCGAGCACGCAGCCAGGGATGATGTCGCGGTAACCGTCGAGGTATGGCCCGGCATGGTCCATCAATGGCAGTTGTTCCCCGCCATCGTGCCGGATGCCCGCCGCGCGCTACGCCATTGCGCTGCCTTCATCCGGACCCACATGGTCAAGCCAGGACGCGGACAAACGGGCTGA
- a CDS encoding CaiB/BaiF CoA transferase family protein, producing MNVLKTLPIETPGAGLSCLEGVRVIDFTTSVAGPYGTLLLADLGAEVIKVERRQGGDDTRSWGPPFLAGESLWFISMNRNKQSIAMDLTQPEGRSLAHELIGHADVVVLNTGRRIQEKLGLDYATLKAFNPGLIHVSVTGFGLEGPRADLPCYDLIAEGYSGVMHLTGEADRPPQKVGTPAADLLSGQDVAMATLAALLERTRTGLGKQIDVSMVATMARFMAPRIVSYLGSDEAPIRSGGTDSVIAIYQVFDTADFPITLGLGNDAIWQRFWTAVGHPGYGEQPGLETNAKRREARHAIVQTIAGILAAQPRQHWLALFGKHRIPAGPINSIDQLSQDEALRDSGMFFAAEGPAGLVPQVGLGIQFDGASAVLRTPPPTLGQDTERILKDVLAKSPGDIADLISAEAL from the coding sequence ATGAACGTACTCAAAACTCTTCCGATCGAGACGCCTGGCGCGGGCCTTTCGTGCCTGGAGGGCGTCCGGGTGATCGATTTCACCACGTCCGTGGCAGGCCCCTACGGCACGCTGCTGCTTGCGGATCTGGGGGCGGAAGTCATCAAGGTGGAGCGGCGCCAGGGCGGCGACGACACGCGCAGCTGGGGGCCTCCATTTCTTGCGGGCGAGTCCTTATGGTTCATCAGCATGAACCGCAACAAGCAAAGCATCGCGATGGACCTCACGCAGCCCGAAGGCCGGAGCCTGGCCCACGAATTGATCGGGCACGCCGATGTCGTGGTGCTCAATACGGGCAGGCGCATCCAGGAGAAGCTTGGCCTGGACTACGCCACCCTGAAAGCCTTTAACCCGGGCTTGATACATGTGTCCGTGACCGGGTTCGGCCTGGAGGGCCCGCGAGCCGACCTACCGTGCTACGACCTGATCGCGGAAGGCTACTCCGGCGTCATGCACCTGACCGGCGAAGCGGACCGACCCCCGCAGAAAGTCGGTACGCCGGCCGCCGACTTGCTGTCCGGCCAGGATGTGGCCATGGCCACGCTTGCCGCGTTGCTGGAACGCACGCGCACAGGGTTGGGCAAGCAGATCGACGTGTCCATGGTCGCCACCATGGCGCGCTTCATGGCGCCCCGCATCGTGTCCTACCTGGGCTCGGACGAGGCACCCATCCGCTCGGGCGGAACCGATTCGGTGATCGCCATCTATCAAGTGTTCGACACCGCCGACTTCCCTATCACCCTCGGCCTGGGCAACGATGCGATCTGGCAGCGGTTCTGGACGGCGGTAGGCCATCCCGGGTACGGAGAACAGCCCGGCCTGGAAACCAATGCGAAGCGGCGGGAGGCCCGGCACGCCATCGTCCAGACCATCGCGGGGATTCTGGCCGCGCAACCACGCCAGCATTGGCTGGCGCTCTTCGGCAAGCACAGGATTCCCGCCGGCCCCATCAACAGCATCGACCAACTGTCCCAGGACGAGGCGCTGCGAGACAGCGGCATGTTTTTCGCCGCCGAGGGTCCGGCCGGCCTGGTGCCTCAGGTCGGCCTGGGCATCCAGTTCGATGGCGCCAGCGCCGTGCTGCGTACACCGCCGCCGACGCTCGGCCAGGACACGGAGCGAATCCTCAAGGACGTGCTGGCCAAGTCGCCCGGGGACATCGCGGATCTGATCAGCGCTGAAGCCCTGTAG
- a CDS encoding 3-hydroxyacyl-CoA dehydrogenase family protein codes for MRYQIVRAGASRSFPSPHAFLEQASPGAENVVYLGVDAGSGYTAGAGHAKCMFVAIELGTECLGVHTGEDQGQEGSNVVGFARFRLGTAEPSPLVELVRQPATRPEAIEAAKAAFQAAGLTVAVCGDFPGRIVDRLIRPYFNAALRRLDEKLASARDLDKTLCLGLGYPEGPISLLERTGLADHFRVAQSLYEALGQEAYAPARRAQVAARRALSAPGDSRSHLR; via the coding sequence ATGCGCTATCAAATCGTCAGGGCCGGCGCAAGCCGCTCCTTCCCCAGCCCGCACGCGTTCCTGGAGCAGGCCTCGCCTGGCGCCGAAAACGTCGTCTATTTAGGGGTCGACGCCGGGAGCGGGTATACCGCCGGTGCAGGACATGCCAAATGCATGTTCGTCGCGATTGAACTCGGCACCGAATGCCTGGGGGTCCATACCGGCGAGGATCAAGGCCAGGAAGGGTCGAATGTGGTCGGATTTGCGCGTTTCAGGCTGGGCACCGCCGAGCCGAGTCCGTTGGTCGAGTTGGTTAGGCAACCCGCCACCCGCCCGGAGGCCATTGAAGCGGCCAAGGCGGCTTTCCAGGCGGCAGGTCTGACTGTCGCCGTGTGCGGTGATTTCCCCGGCCGTATCGTCGATCGTTTGATACGCCCCTATTTCAACGCGGCCCTCCGCCGCCTCGACGAAAAGCTGGCCAGCGCCAGGGATCTGGACAAGACCCTCTGCCTGGGATTGGGCTATCCGGAGGGGCCGATCTCACTGCTCGAACGCACCGGGCTCGCCGACCACTTCCGGGTCGCGCAATCGCTGTATGAGGCGCTCGGACAGGAAGCGTATGCGCCTGCCCGGCGTGCGCAGGTGGCCGCGCGGCGGGCCCTCTCGGCACCCGGCGACAGTCGATCCCATTTGCGATAG
- a CDS encoding 3-hydroxyacyl-CoA dehydrogenase has product MRSIQTIGIVGTGAMGRGIAQIAAQAGVVVKLFDKEGSAANAARQYLSETLDRLVAKGKIGAADQAGALSRVHICSVLHDLADCDMVIEAVVEKLEVKRALVATLEAILDRDAIIASNTSSLSITAIAAAAKHPGRVVGYHFFNPVPLMKVVEVVDGLCGDPASGDRLMELARRMGHTPVRCKDMPGFIVNHAGRAMNVEGLKAAQEGVAGYSDIDDIMREQAGFRMGPFELMDLTGLDVSHPVMESIYHQFYQEPRYRPSPITALRQTGGLLGRKANAGFYSYPEGRKKMPGARPAPPGRPSSVWVSPANARGHAMTVELLATLGMAPETGCRPSDTALVVLTPLGLDATTAALMQDLDAARVVALDTLIPFESGRRRTLMTTPATSAAARDAAHGLFAADGSPVTIIRDSAGFIAQRIICCIVNIACDMAQQEIAAPADIDLAVHLGLGYPKGPLALGDAIGADLILEVLRNIHGLTGDMRYRPSPWLWRRAGLGLSLLALELADTRLPAPGPAHARVQEPA; this is encoded by the coding sequence ATGCGTTCCATTCAAACGATAGGCATCGTCGGCACCGGCGCGATGGGCCGGGGCATCGCACAAATCGCCGCACAGGCCGGCGTAGTCGTGAAGCTCTTCGATAAGGAAGGCAGCGCTGCCAACGCCGCGCGCCAGTACCTCAGCGAGACCCTCGACCGACTGGTCGCCAAGGGCAAGATCGGTGCGGCGGACCAGGCTGGGGCCCTTTCGCGCGTGCACATCTGCAGCGTCTTGCACGACTTGGCCGATTGCGACATGGTGATCGAGGCGGTTGTCGAAAAACTGGAGGTGAAGCGCGCTCTCGTGGCGACGCTCGAGGCGATCCTGGACCGGGATGCGATCATTGCCTCCAACACCTCTTCACTATCGATCACCGCCATCGCCGCCGCCGCGAAACACCCGGGCCGCGTCGTGGGCTACCACTTCTTCAACCCGGTGCCACTGATGAAGGTCGTGGAGGTCGTCGATGGCCTGTGCGGCGACCCGGCGAGCGGCGACCGGCTGATGGAGTTGGCGCGCCGCATGGGCCATACCCCCGTGCGCTGCAAGGACATGCCCGGCTTCATCGTGAACCATGCCGGCCGCGCCATGAACGTCGAAGGGCTGAAGGCCGCGCAGGAAGGTGTGGCGGGATATTCCGATATCGACGACATCATGCGCGAACAAGCCGGCTTTCGCATGGGCCCCTTCGAACTGATGGATCTGACCGGCCTGGACGTGTCACATCCGGTGATGGAATCCATCTATCACCAGTTCTACCAGGAGCCACGCTATCGCCCCTCGCCCATCACGGCGCTGCGCCAGACGGGCGGCCTGCTCGGCCGCAAGGCGAACGCCGGTTTCTATTCCTACCCGGAGGGAAGAAAGAAGATGCCTGGTGCCAGGCCGGCGCCGCCAGGCCGGCCTTCCAGCGTGTGGGTAAGCCCGGCGAACGCGCGCGGCCATGCGATGACGGTAGAACTGCTCGCCACGCTGGGGATGGCGCCGGAGACCGGATGCCGGCCATCGGACACCGCGCTGGTCGTCCTGACGCCGCTGGGACTCGACGCGACCACTGCCGCGCTGATGCAGGACCTGGATGCCGCGCGCGTGGTGGCCCTGGACACGCTCATCCCCTTCGAAAGCGGCAGGCGCCGTACGCTGATGACCACGCCAGCCACCAGCGCGGCCGCGCGCGACGCCGCCCACGGCCTGTTCGCCGCTGACGGCAGCCCCGTGACGATAATCCGCGATTCCGCGGGTTTCATCGCGCAACGCATCATCTGTTGCATCGTGAACATTGCCTGCGACATGGCCCAGCAGGAGATCGCGGCGCCCGCGGACATCGATCTGGCGGTGCATCTGGGCCTCGGCTATCCCAAAGGTCCGCTGGCATTGGGGGACGCAATCGGCGCGGACCTGATCCTGGAGGTGCTGCGCAATATTCACGGCCTGACGGGCGACATGCGTTATCGCCCCAGTCCATGGCTGTGGCGACGGGCCGGCCTGGGCCTGTCGCTCCTGGCCCTGGAGCTCGCCGACACACGGCTTCCGGCGCCCGGTCCCGCCCATGCACGCGTACAGGAGCCTGCTTGA
- a CDS encoding NAD(P)/FAD-dependent oxidoreductase, translating into MNDILVIGGGFAGLWSAAGAARMADILNKPLRITLVNPDDQHSIRVRNYEDDLRQTLVPLRSVLDPIGVALTVGKVTGIDTLRRSIRVQAQDGPQDLTYNKLVLASGSHVVRPALPHADDCLFDVDTYAQAMRLGRHIAGLAGMPPCPGRFTAVVVGAGATGVELACELPARLRTVASASSGKDAPEPIRVMLVDRGARIAGHLGGAQAVIERACRELGIELLPGVAVAVLDAQGVTLSNGDRIDAATVVWCAGMRANELTACVPAERDAQGRLLVDAFMRVQGVADVFAAGDVAHALIDGEHASVMSCQHARPMGRYAGHNAVCELHGLDMLALDIDWYTNIIDLGPAGAVYAQGWDRVVVAQGRQAKETKQVINQQRIYPPRNGSRPDILAAATPEVQRPPVLNPGAMPPLPRMPPATPPGPPLSHGRR; encoded by the coding sequence ATGAACGACATACTCGTAATCGGCGGCGGTTTCGCGGGGCTGTGGAGCGCCGCTGGGGCGGCCCGCATGGCGGACATCCTGAACAAGCCGCTGCGGATCACCCTGGTCAATCCGGATGACCAGCACAGCATCCGCGTGCGCAACTACGAGGACGATCTGCGGCAAACCCTGGTGCCGTTGCGGTCGGTACTGGACCCTATCGGCGTTGCGTTGACGGTGGGCAAGGTCACCGGCATCGATACGCTGCGGCGGTCGATCCGCGTGCAGGCGCAGGACGGCCCCCAGGATCTCACATACAACAAGCTGGTGCTCGCCAGTGGCAGCCATGTGGTCCGGCCGGCACTACCGCACGCCGACGATTGCCTGTTCGACGTCGACACCTATGCCCAGGCGATGCGGCTGGGCCGGCACATCGCTGGCCTGGCCGGGATGCCTCCCTGCCCTGGACGCTTTACTGCCGTAGTCGTCGGCGCGGGGGCGACCGGAGTCGAGCTTGCATGCGAGTTGCCTGCGCGCTTGCGGACCGTGGCGAGCGCAAGTTCCGGCAAGGACGCGCCGGAGCCTATTCGCGTAATGCTGGTCGACCGCGGCGCCCGGATCGCCGGCCATCTCGGCGGAGCGCAAGCGGTCATCGAACGGGCTTGCAGGGAACTGGGCATCGAGTTGCTGCCTGGCGTAGCCGTGGCCGTGCTGGACGCCCAGGGGGTGACGCTGTCGAACGGCGACCGCATCGACGCCGCCACCGTCGTATGGTGCGCCGGCATGCGGGCCAACGAACTCACGGCCTGCGTCCCGGCCGAGCGCGATGCACAGGGCCGGCTGCTGGTGGACGCCTTCATGCGGGTACAAGGCGTGGCGGATGTCTTCGCCGCGGGCGACGTGGCGCACGCCTTGATCGATGGCGAGCATGCCTCCGTCATGTCGTGCCAGCATGCGCGGCCCATGGGACGATACGCGGGCCACAATGCGGTCTGCGAGCTCCACGGACTGGATATGCTCGCGCTGGATATCGACTGGTACACCAACATCATCGATCTGGGCCCCGCCGGCGCCGTGTATGCGCAGGGCTGGGACCGCGTGGTCGTGGCGCAGGGTCGGCAGGCGAAGGAAACCAAGCAGGTCATAAACCAGCAACGCATCTACCCGCCGCGCAACGGCAGCCGCCCAGACATCCTGGCCGCCGCGACGCCCGAGGTACAGCGTCCGCCGGTGCTCAACCCAGGCGCAATGCCGCCCCTTCCACGCATGCCACCAGCGACTCCCCCTGGTCCGCCTCTATCGCATGGCCGCCGGTAA